The Misgurnus anguillicaudatus chromosome 21, ASM2758022v2, whole genome shotgun sequence genome includes a window with the following:
- the dnaja2a gene encoding dnaJ homolog subfamily A member 2a, with protein MANVSDTKLYDLLGVSPSASENELKKAYRKLAKEYHPDKNPNAGDKFKEISFAYEVLTNPEKKELYDRYGEQGLREGGCGGSGMDDIFSHIFGGGLFGFMGGQGRSRNGGRRRGEDMVHPLKVSLEDLYNGKTTKLQLSKNVLCSTCNGQGGKSGAVQKCTACRGRGMRILIRQLGPGMVQQMQSVCTDCNGEGEVISEKDRCKKCEGKKVIKEVKILEVHVDKGMKHGQKITFGGEADQAPGSEPGDIVLVLQEKEHETYRREGNDLHMTHKIGLVEALCGFHFTLKHLDDRQIVVKYPAGKVIEPGSVRVVRGEGMPQYRNPFEKGDLFIKFDVQFPDNNWLSPEKLTELEDLLPTRADAPVISGDAEEVDLQDFDMSKSSSSGHRREAYNDSSDEEGGHHGPGVQCAHQ; from the exons ATGGCCAACGTCTCCGATACTAAACTCTACGATCTTCTTGGCGTTTCCCCCTCGGCCTCCGAAAACGAATTGAAAAAG GCTTATCGAAAATTAGCAAAAGAATATCACCCTGACAAAAACCCAAATGCTGGAGACAAG TTTAAAGAGATTAGCTTTGCATACGAAGTACTTACCAATCCAGAGAAGAAAGAATTGTATGACCGCTATGGGGAACAGGGACTGCGAGAAGGAGGCTGTGGAGGAAGTGGAATGGATGACATCTTTTCCCATATTTTTGGTGGCGGCCTCTTTGGCTTCATGGGCGGGCAGGGTCGGAGCAGAAATGGAGGACGGCGAAGAGGGGAAGATATGGTTCACCCGCTAAA GGTGTCTCTTGAAGACTTGTACAATGGAAAAACAACCAAATTACAGCTGAGCAAGAATGTTCTGTGTAGCACTTGTAATGG TCAAGGTGGGAAGTCAGGTGCAGTTCAGAAGTGCACAGCCTGCAGGGGACGTGGTATGCGCATTCTGATCAGACAGCTGGGGCCTGGTATGGTCCAACAGATGCAGTCAGTGTGTACTGATTGTAATGGTGAAG GTGAAGTGATCAGTGAAAAGGACCGCTGCAAGAAGTGTGAGGGAAAGAAAGTGATCAAAGAGGTAAAGATTCTGGAAGTGCACGTGGATAAAGGTATGAAGCACGGACAGAAGATCACCTTTGGTGGTGAAGCTGACCAGGCACCTGGCTCAGAACCCGGAGACATTGTCCTGGTCCTGCAGGAAAAAGAGCATGAG ACATACAGAAGAGAGGGCAACGACTTACACATGACCCATAAGATTGGCCTCGTTGAAGCACTTTGTGGGTTCCATTTCACATTGAAACACTTAGATGATAGACAAATTGTTGTGAAATACCCAGCTGGTAAAGTCATTGAGCCAG GCTCAGTTAGAGTTGTTAGAGGAGAGGGGATGCCACAGTATCGAAACCCCTTTGAGAAAGGAGACTTGTTCATCAAGTTTGATGTGCAATTCCCAGACAACAACTGGTTAAGCCCAGAAAAACTTACG GAACTGGAAGATTTGCTGCCAACACGTGCTGATGCCCCTGTCATCTCTGGAGACGCAGAGGAGGTGGACCTGCAGGACTTCGACATGAGTAAGAGCTCATCTAGCGGTCACCGCCGCGAGGCATACAACGACAGTTCAGATGAAGAAGGAGGCCATCATGGCCCTGGAGTGCAGTGTGCCCACCAGTAA
- the neto2a gene encoding neuropilin and tolloid-like protein 2, translating to MHRAWVLLIVIEEGFALAQKIKETQNEGEILTKPEQCGQWTRNINGGLFTSPNYPNSYPPNKECVYILEALPRQRIQLTFDKTYYVEPSFECRFDHIEIRDGPFGFSPLIDRFCGPKSPGVVTSTGRFMWIKFTSDEELEGLGFRVKYTFIADPDFHLHVGGLLNPIPDCQFEISGTDGTIHSSQVEEEDKIKNGDALDCIWTIRAPPKSKIYLRFLEYQMEHSNECKKNFVAVYDGSSAIENLKAKFCSTVANDVMLDTGVGVVRMWADEGSRLSRFRMLFTSFVDPPCSSNTFFCHSNMCINNSLVCNGVQNCVYPWDENHCKEKKSNGLFHQITKTHGTVIGISAGVVLVLLIISILVQMKQPRKKIVARRPAVFNKGGFQEVFDPPNYELFSLRDKELSSDLAELSDELDGYHKMRRSSTMSRCIHEHHCGSHAPSSGSVKQSRTTLSSMELSYHNDFSKPPPMKTFNSSTTGTYKKSCYGYKQTHDCAEQVIEDRVMEEIPCEIYVRGGSVAGAAGSIGSGCGSITIRNHGSARSNTATVVDPGQRSISMDF from the exons CTTGGGTTTTACTTATTGTAATAGAAGAGGGATTCGCCCTGGCCCAGAAAATTAAAG agaCACAGAATGAGGGTGAAATCCTAACTAAGCCAGAACAGTGCGGTCAGTGGACCCGTAATATTAATGGAGGCCTATTTACATCTCCAAACTATCCTAATTCCTATCCACCCAACAAGGAGTGTGTTTACATCCTGGAAG CTCTTCCTCGCCAGAGAATTCAGCTAACTTTTGACAAAACGTACTATGTCGAGCCTTCCTTCGAGTGCCGCTTTGACCACATAGAGATAAGGGATGGTCCCTTCGGGTTCTCCCCTCTAATCGATCGCTTCTGTGGGCCAAAGAGTCCAGGTGTGGTCACCTCCACAGGCCGCTTCATGTGGATCAAATTCACAAGTGACGAGGAGCTTGAAGGATTAGGTTTCCGCgttaaatacacttttatagCAG ACCCAGATTTTCATTTGCACGTTGGTGGATTGCTAAATCCAATTCCAG ATTGCCAGTTtgagatcagtggcacagacggAACCATCCACTCCAGTCAGGTGGAAGAAGAGGATAAGATCAAAAATGGAGATGCATTGGACTGCATCTGGACCATTCGTGCCCCTCCTAAGTCCAAG ATATACCTTAGATTTCTGGAGTATCAGATGGAACATTCAAACGAGTGCAAGAAAAACTTTGTGGCTGTGTATGACGGCAGCAGCGCCATAGAGAACCTGAAAGCCAAGTTCTGCAGCACTGTGGCCAATGACGTGATGCTGGATACTGGCGTGGGTGTTGTACGCATGTGGGCTGATGAGGGCAGCAGACTCAGCCGATTCCGAATGCTCTTCACCTCATTTGTCGATC CTCCGTGCTCAAGCAACACGTTCTTCTGTCACAGCAACATGTGCATCAATAACTCACTAGTGTGCAACGGAGTTCAGAACTGTGTGTACCCATGGGATGAAAACCACTGCAAGG AGAAAAAGTCCAATGGACTCTTTCACCAAATCACAAAGACTCATGGCACAGTAATTGGCATCTCCGCCGGCGTGGTTCTGGTCTTGCTCATCATCTCCATCCTGGTGCAGATGAAGCAACCCCGTAAGAAAATAGTGGCCCGTCGACCTGCCGTCTTCAACAAAGGCGGCTTCCAAGAGGTCTTTGACCCGCCAAACTATGAGCTTTTCTCTCTACGTGACAAAGAGCTGTCATCAGACTTGGCTGAGCTGTCGGATGAGCTGGACGGCTACCATAAGATGCGGCGCTCCTCTACCATGTCTCGATGCATCCACGAGCACCACTGCGGTTCCCATGCCCCCTCCAGCGGCAGCGTGAAGCAGAGCCGCACAACACTCAGCTCAATGGAGCTCTCTTACCATAATGATTTCTCCAAGCCACCGCCCATGAAGACCTTTAATAGCAGTACCACCGGCACTTACAAGAAGAGTTGCTATGGCTACAAACAGACTCACGACTGTGCCGAGCAGGTGATCGAGGATCGTGTCATGGAGGAGATCCCCTGTGAAATCTATGTGAGGGGCGGGAGTGTGGCAGGGGCTGCGGGCAGCATTGGGAGCGGCTGTGGAAGCATTACTATCCGTAACCATGGCAGCGCTCGTAGCAACACCGCCACCGTGGTGGACCCGGGACAACGTTCCATATCCATGGACTTTTGA